From Serinicoccus profundi, the proteins below share one genomic window:
- a CDS encoding PKD domain-containing protein produces MTGVQSQTFRRWLFGALVGVFLVGGVLPTTVSAAEGDLDPARYTGATADTAAVSCWEIKQLNPESTDGAYWLLTPQMTAPQEFWCDMTTDGGGWVRVGSGRQQWTTSYDGKGDARELLQAQPPLTRGIQLGSATIDDLVGGGRVDRMTDDIRVRRASASDGSTWQEVRFRYANRDRWVWSLGAEHPVARWNVGGITGTGGQTLGYGSGSGLNHVTSNILSGQNFSWGFAYGSQVAGQNSDSTYLWSATTGGGNALPYAEVYLRPRLTTFTAPFDGIGDAGTAAIERDPAASSAALVNPWGVAGLAGSTGTEGNVEVQAFEQIGNVMYVGGNFRWAQQDAAGAGRVERPFLAAFNASTGQFIPGFAPVLNEQVRTLAALPNGQLAVGGDFTSVNGQPAQGLVALNASTGARSTTWGVTLENATSPGNVRVEAIDVGEDGYLYLGGSFTHLSRTDATGRVYARNAGRVSAANGTPDAWNPEFNGTVLDVSASQDGERAYFSGFFDRSGEATAFRAAAVMSDTGSLDPVAWSPTWSNASKNYQRSIRQHGDRVWVGGSEHALFDFSTSTYERLGGSITKRGGDFQAIEARGEQIFAGCHCNNWTYQDAYTWSNVGTGWSQADSIGWIGQWNADTGRYVPEFTPEFRTRLGSAVWAIEIADDGTVWGGGDITSGLTTSGSRWMGGFARWAPRDTVAPATPGSFRIVSQTTDTVTLAWASVPGASSYQVLRDDRVISTTGGTTLTVPKDGANRFFVRAADAEGNVSASTTVRETGDGNPAPVPQIDVQVEGLQVSLDGTGSTDDGDIVSYTWDLGDGTSSTDPVVEHTYERTGSVEVTLRVMDDQGSFRTARETIELTIPAPTDAYGTTVLEDEPDLYWRLDDAAGTYAQDSSQNDRVGVYQGSVTRGQSGALVDNGNTATAFDGASGAVVGSPDTAVNDPGAFSIETWFSTTSTRGGKLIGFGNSATGLSSSYDRHVYMRSNGTLTFGVWTGAENTITSAQPYNDGQWHHVVGTQGPGGMALYVDGELVGTHPQTEAQAYTGYWRVGGDRVWGGASSNYLQGLLDEAAVYSAALPADRVAAHFSAGSTANIDPTADFSAQVDGLEVALDGSASSDGDGEIVSSTWDFGDGETGDGVTTSHTYAEAGTYEVTLTVTDDRGGEGTSTQSVTVEEPPNAVPTAEFGVTTDELGLAVDASASSDEDGEIVSYAWDFGDGTTGEGSTASHTYAEAGTYEVSLTVTDDRGGEGTSTQSVTVALTPNVEPVARFTVDSELLEVSVDGSSSVDEDGEVVSYAWDFGDGASGEGVTTSHAYAAAGTYEVTLTVTDDDGAQASVTEEVTVSEAVEPVTSTVIERDASWSWYYGADAPVAAWKSGGDLAGWESGAAPLGFGFTGVATDIDVDGPTTDRPRAAYFVREFEVADADRVVSLVLDTVADDGAVVYVNGVEVGRQNMREGEVTHFTYAPSARRREVAQADPLVIEVPVGLLVDGTNVVATQTHLNYRGTRDISFDLEAAITTLEPGASAPNQAPTAAFSSVSELLEVSVDGSSSVDEDGEVVSYAWDFGDGASGEGVTTSHAYAVAGTYEVTLTVTDDDGVQASVTEEVTVSEAVEPVTSTVIERDASWSWYYGADAPVAAWKSGGDLAGWESGAAPLGFGFTGVATDIDVDGPTTDRPRAAYFVREFEVADADRVVSLVLDTVADDGAVVYVNGVEVGRQNMREGEVTHFTYAPSARRREVAQASPLVIEVPVGLLVDGTNVVATQTHLNYRGTRDISFDLDAVLTEQPG; encoded by the coding sequence ATGACTGGGGTCCAGTCACAGACTTTTCGCCGCTGGTTGTTCGGTGCCCTCGTGGGGGTATTCCTCGTCGGGGGGGTGCTTCCCACGACGGTGTCCGCCGCTGAGGGAGACCTCGATCCGGCGCGTTACACCGGCGCGACCGCAGACACGGCAGCCGTGTCGTGCTGGGAGATCAAGCAGCTCAACCCCGAGTCCACCGACGGGGCCTACTGGCTCCTGACGCCGCAGATGACCGCGCCGCAGGAGTTCTGGTGCGACATGACCACCGACGGGGGCGGATGGGTCCGGGTCGGCAGCGGCCGTCAGCAGTGGACGACGTCCTACGACGGCAAGGGTGATGCTCGCGAGCTCCTCCAGGCGCAGCCTCCGTTGACGCGCGGGATCCAGCTGGGGTCGGCCACGATCGACGACCTCGTCGGCGGGGGTCGCGTGGACCGCATGACCGACGACATCCGGGTCCGGCGGGCCTCGGCCTCGGACGGCTCGACCTGGCAGGAGGTGCGCTTCCGCTACGCGAACCGTGACCGCTGGGTCTGGAGCCTGGGCGCCGAGCACCCGGTGGCCCGGTGGAACGTCGGCGGGATCACCGGGACCGGCGGCCAGACCCTGGGCTACGGCAGCGGGTCCGGCCTCAACCACGTCACCTCCAACATCCTGTCCGGCCAGAACTTCTCGTGGGGGTTCGCCTACGGCTCCCAGGTGGCGGGGCAGAACTCCGACTCGACCTATCTGTGGTCTGCGACCACGGGTGGTGGCAACGCCCTGCCCTACGCCGAGGTCTATCTCCGGCCGCGGCTGACGACCTTCACCGCGCCGTTCGACGGGATCGGGGACGCGGGGACCGCCGCGATCGAGCGTGACCCCGCGGCGTCGTCCGCGGCTCTGGTCAATCCCTGGGGCGTCGCGGGACTGGCCGGCAGCACCGGGACCGAGGGCAATGTCGAGGTGCAGGCCTTCGAGCAGATCGGCAACGTGATGTATGTCGGCGGCAACTTCCGCTGGGCGCAGCAGGACGCCGCGGGGGCGGGACGGGTCGAGCGACCGTTCCTCGCGGCCTTCAACGCCAGCACCGGGCAGTTCATCCCCGGCTTCGCGCCGGTACTCAACGAGCAGGTGCGCACGCTGGCGGCTCTCCCGAACGGCCAGCTGGCCGTGGGCGGCGATTTCACGTCTGTCAACGGGCAGCCCGCGCAGGGTCTCGTCGCGCTGAACGCCTCGACCGGTGCCCGATCCACCACGTGGGGTGTGACCCTGGAGAACGCCACGTCGCCGGGCAACGTCCGCGTCGAGGCGATCGACGTCGGGGAGGACGGCTACCTCTACCTCGGCGGGAGCTTCACCCACCTCAGCCGCACTGACGCCACGGGTCGGGTGTATGCCCGCAACGCCGGTCGGGTGAGTGCGGCGAACGGCACCCCGGATGCGTGGAACCCCGAGTTCAACGGGACGGTGCTCGACGTCTCCGCCAGCCAGGACGGGGAGCGAGCCTACTTCTCCGGGTTCTTCGACCGGTCCGGTGAGGCGACCGCCTTCCGGGCCGCAGCCGTCATGAGCGACACCGGGTCCCTCGACCCGGTCGCGTGGTCGCCGACGTGGAGCAATGCCAGCAAGAACTACCAGCGCTCGATCCGGCAGCACGGCGACCGGGTCTGGGTGGGCGGCTCCGAGCACGCCCTCTTCGACTTCTCGACCAGCACCTACGAGCGGCTGGGCGGCAGCATCACCAAGCGCGGTGGAGACTTCCAGGCGATCGAGGCCCGAGGCGAGCAGATCTTCGCCGGGTGCCACTGCAACAACTGGACCTACCAGGACGCCTACACCTGGTCCAACGTCGGAACAGGCTGGTCCCAGGCCGACTCCATCGGGTGGATCGGCCAGTGGAACGCCGACACCGGGCGCTACGTGCCGGAGTTCACCCCTGAGTTCCGCACCCGGCTGGGATCGGCCGTCTGGGCGATCGAGATCGCGGACGACGGCACCGTCTGGGGAGGCGGTGACATCACGAGTGGTCTGACGACCTCAGGCTCGCGCTGGATGGGTGGTTTCGCACGGTGGGCGCCACGCGACACGGTCGCACCCGCCACCCCTGGGTCCTTCCGCATCGTGAGCCAGACGACCGACACGGTGACGCTGGCCTGGGCCTCGGTCCCCGGCGCCTCCTCATACCAGGTGCTGCGCGACGACCGGGTGATTTCGACGACCGGGGGGACGACCCTGACCGTGCCCAAGGACGGGGCCAACCGGTTCTTCGTCCGGGCCGCCGACGCCGAGGGCAACGTCTCGGCGAGCACCACGGTGCGCGAGACCGGTGACGGCAACCCCGCTCCGGTGCCGCAGATCGACGTCCAGGTCGAGGGGCTGCAGGTCAGCCTCGACGGGACCGGCTCGACCGACGACGGCGACATCGTGTCCTACACCTGGGACCTCGGTGACGGCACGTCCAGCACCGACCCCGTGGTCGAGCACACCTACGAGCGCACCGGCAGCGTGGAGGTCACCCTGCGCGTCATGGACGACCAGGGCAGCTTCCGGACCGCACGGGAGACGATCGAGCTCACCATCCCCGCGCCGACCGACGCCTATGGCACGACGGTCCTGGAGGACGAGCCCGACCTCTACTGGCGGCTCGACGACGCCGCCGGGACCTACGCCCAGGACTCCAGCCAGAACGACCGGGTCGGCGTCTACCAGGGCAGCGTCACGCGCGGCCAGAGTGGCGCGCTGGTCGACAACGGCAACACCGCCACCGCCTTCGACGGCGCGAGTGGTGCGGTCGTCGGCAGTCCGGACACCGCCGTGAACGACCCCGGTGCCTTCTCGATCGAGACGTGGTTCTCGACGACCAGCACCCGCGGCGGCAAGCTCATCGGCTTCGGCAATTCGGCCACGGGCCTGTCGAGCAGCTATGACCGGCACGTCTACATGCGCAGCAACGGCACGCTCACCTTCGGGGTGTGGACCGGCGCCGAGAACACCATCACCAGTGCTCAGCCCTACAACGACGGCCAGTGGCACCACGTCGTGGGTACCCAGGGACCAGGTGGCATGGCGCTCTACGTCGACGGCGAGCTCGTCGGCACGCACCCGCAGACGGAGGCGCAGGCCTACACCGGCTACTGGCGCGTCGGCGGCGACCGGGTCTGGGGTGGCGCGAGCAGCAACTACCTCCAGGGTCTGCTCGACGAGGCCGCCGTCTACTCGGCTGCGCTGCCTGCGGATCGCGTCGCCGCGCACTTCTCCGCCGGATCGACCGCCAACATCGACCCCACGGCCGACTTCTCGGCCCAGGTCGACGGTCTCGAGGTGGCGCTCGACGGCTCCGCCTCGAGCGACGGGGACGGCGAGATCGTCTCCTCCACGTGGGACTTCGGCGACGGTGAGACGGGAGACGGCGTCACGACGAGCCACACCTATGCCGAGGCCGGGACCTACGAGGTGACCCTGACCGTCACCGACGACCGCGGTGGTGAGGGCACCAGCACGCAGAGCGTCACGGTGGAGGAGCCGCCCAACGCCGTTCCGACGGCGGAGTTCGGTGTCACGACCGACGAGCTCGGCCTGGCCGTGGATGCGTCCGCGTCGAGCGACGAGGACGGAGAGATCGTCTCCTACGCGTGGGACTTCGGCGACGGCACCACAGGTGAGGGTTCCACCGCGAGCCACACCTATGCCGAGGCCGGGACCTACGAGGTGAGCCTGACCGTCACCGATGACCGCGGTGGTGAGGGCACCAGCACGCAGAGCGTGACGGTGGCGCTGACCCCCAACGTGGAGCCGGTCGCCAGGTTCACCGTCGACTCCGAGCTGTTGGAGGTGTCGGTGGATGGGTCGTCGTCGGTGGATGAGGATGGTGAGGTCGTCTCGTATGCGTGGGACTTCGGTGATGGTGCCTCGGGTGAGGGTGTCACGACGAGCCATGCCTATGCGGCGGCCGGGACGTATGAGGTGACGTTGACGGTCACCGACGACGATGGGGCTCAGGCGTCGGTCACCGAGGAGGTGACGGTGTCGGAGGCTGTGGAGCCGGTGACCTCGACGGTGATCGAGCGGGATGCGTCGTGGTCGTGGTACTACGGTGCGGATGCGCCGGTGGCGGCGTGGAAGTCTGGTGGTGACCTGGCCGGGTGGGAGTCTGGCGCGGCGCCGTTGGGCTTCGGGTTCACGGGTGTGGCCACCGATATCGATGTGGATGGTCCGACGACGGATCGTCCGCGGGCGGCGTACTTCGTGCGGGAGTTCGAGGTCGCTGACGCTGATCGGGTGGTGTCGTTGGTGCTGGACACGGTGGCCGATGACGGTGCAGTGGTCTATGTCAACGGGGTCGAGGTGGGTCGGCAGAACATGCGTGAGGGTGAGGTCACCCACTTCACGTATGCGCCGTCCGCGCGGCGTCGTGAGGTCGCCCAGGCCGATCCGTTGGTGATCGAGGTGCCGGTCGGGCTGCTCGTGGACGGCACCAATGTCGTCGCGACGCAGACCCACCTCAACTACCGCGGCACCCGCGACATCAGCTTCGACCTCGAGGCCGCGATCACGACCCTCGAGCCAGGGGCATCGGCACCCAACCAGGCGCCGACCGCAGCCTTCTCCTCGGTGTCCGAGCTGTTGGAGGTGTCGGTGGATGGGTCGTCGTCGGTGGATGAGGATGGTGAGGTCGTCTCGTATGCGTGGGACTTCGGTGATGGTGCCTCGGGTGAGGGTGTCACGACGAGCCATGCCTATGCGGTGGCCGGGACGTATGAGGTGACGTTGACGGTCACCGACGACGATGGTGTTCAGGCGTCGGTCACCGAGGAGGTGACGGTGTCGGAGGCTGTGGAGCCGGTGACCTCGACGGTGATCGAGCGGGATGCGTCGTGGTCGTGGTATTACGGTGCGGATGCGCCGGTGGCGGCGTGGAAGTCTGGTGGTGACCTGGCCGGGTGGGAGTCTGGTGCGGCGCCGTTGGGCTTCGGGTTCACGGGTGTGGCCACGGATATCGATGTGGATGGTCCGACGACGGATCGTCCGCGGGCGGCGTACTTCGTGCGGGAGTTCGAGGTCGCTGACGCTGATCGGGTGGTGTCGTTGGTGCTGGACACGGTGGCCGATGACGGTGCGGTGGTCTATGTCAACGGGGTCGAGGTGGGTCGGCAGAACATGCGTGAGGGTGAGGTCACCCACTTCACGTATGCGCCGTCCGCGCGGCGTCGTGAGGTGGCCCAGGCCAGCCCGTTGGTGATCGAGGTGCCGGTCGGGCTGCTCGTGGACGGCACCAATGTCGTCGCGACGCAGACCCACCTCAACTACCGCGGCACCCGCGACATCAGCTTCGACCTCGACGCCGTCCTCACCGAGCAGCCAGGCTGA
- a CDS encoding LamG domain-containing protein translates to MSLHVGGDQTRGTDLTRLVNTGALPVSADVASVYGGDASVELDRFGDTAVRLPALASGWSAPRAVIRVRHQAQSGDPLSPGSRGFQFGAMFKKDERSAGTTTDNGDNLVQRGLASDPSQYKLEVDGGRVACRVKGDAGAVTVRSSVPIYWHRWYSAVCARSGSTVTVTVTEHLADTNRVTRSSASGSIGTLRWSKPKTPMSVGGKLAADGSIIRSATDQFNGIISDPFLDISS, encoded by the coding sequence GTGTCCCTGCACGTCGGGGGCGACCAGACCAGGGGGACCGACCTCACCAGATTGGTCAACACGGGCGCGCTGCCGGTCAGCGCTGACGTGGCCTCGGTCTACGGCGGCGACGCGTCCGTCGAGCTGGACCGTTTCGGCGATACCGCGGTCCGTCTGCCCGCCCTCGCCTCGGGATGGTCAGCACCGCGGGCCGTGATCCGGGTGCGGCACCAGGCGCAGTCCGGTGACCCGCTCTCCCCAGGCTCGCGGGGCTTCCAGTTCGGCGCGATGTTCAAGAAGGACGAGCGGTCCGCGGGCACCACGACGGACAACGGTGACAATCTCGTGCAGCGGGGCCTCGCCTCCGACCCCTCGCAGTACAAGCTCGAGGTCGACGGAGGGCGTGTCGCGTGCCGGGTCAAGGGTGACGCCGGTGCGGTGACCGTCCGCTCCTCCGTGCCGATCTACTGGCACCGGTGGTACTCCGCGGTCTGCGCGCGCAGTGGCTCCACCGTGACCGTGACCGTGACGGAGCACCTGGCGGACACCAACAGGGTCACCCGCAGCAGCGCCTCGGGCTCGATCGGGACGCTGCGCTGGTCCAAGCCCAAAACACCGATGTCCGTCGGCGGCAAGCTGGCGGCAGACGGGTCGATCATCCGCTCGGCCACGGACCAGTTCAACGGGATCATCAGTGATCCCTTCCTCGACATCAGCAGCTGA
- a CDS encoding ATP-grasp domain-containing protein, protein MANDVRTHLIGLLLGAEEDWPRAFESVLSQVGPVEADGVTHSVSSERVRIHPFDLTDPVRHGLVIDRLAYWYYHPREWLKKASLMNDTYLLNSPFTFQSMEKHSAYVAMLRLGMKIPKTVLVPYKNPVDNVRWAYTSSKYNDPFDLETIAADIGYPLFMKPFDGGGWRGVSKVKDVEGLHQAYDESGNMLMHLQATVDYDKFARALTIGPETMVMDFRPDEPMHNRYAVTHDFLSPQAGWEAETVSKVVNAFFGWEFNSAEMLVAGDEVYPIDYANACPDVAITSLHYYFPWAITALARWSTYCLVTGRKSAIGVRNPRDYFAIGDDPDRTYLEKMQAYRELADAEFETDRYWEWCDQHLPHLPERVLEWVGSPDFDTLLVDTVRGHFPEHEHEKFIAHFRGLTGMWVTDQRA, encoded by the coding sequence ATGGCCAACGACGTGCGCACGCATCTGATCGGTCTGCTGCTCGGTGCGGAGGAGGACTGGCCGCGTGCCTTCGAGTCCGTCCTGTCCCAGGTGGGACCGGTGGAGGCCGACGGGGTGACCCATTCGGTCAGCAGCGAGCGGGTGCGGATCCACCCGTTCGACCTCACCGACCCGGTCCGGCACGGTCTGGTCATCGACCGGCTCGCCTACTGGTACTACCACCCGCGTGAGTGGCTGAAGAAGGCGTCGCTCATGAACGACACCTACCTGCTCAACAGCCCCTTCACGTTCCAGTCGATGGAGAAGCACAGCGCCTACGTCGCGATGCTGCGCCTCGGGATGAAGATCCCCAAGACCGTGCTCGTGCCCTACAAGAACCCGGTCGACAACGTCCGGTGGGCCTACACCTCGAGCAAGTACAACGACCCCTTCGACCTGGAGACCATCGCCGCCGACATCGGCTACCCGCTGTTCATGAAGCCGTTCGACGGTGGCGGCTGGCGCGGGGTCTCCAAGGTCAAGGACGTCGAGGGACTGCACCAGGCCTACGACGAGTCCGGCAACATGCTCATGCACCTGCAGGCGACGGTCGACTACGACAAGTTCGCGCGGGCGCTGACGATCGGCCCCGAGACCATGGTCATGGACTTCCGTCCGGACGAGCCGATGCACAACCGGTATGCCGTCACCCACGACTTCCTCTCCCCGCAGGCCGGGTGGGAGGCCGAGACGGTCTCCAAGGTGGTCAACGCCTTCTTCGGCTGGGAGTTCAACTCCGCCGAGATGCTCGTCGCCGGCGACGAGGTCTACCCGATCGACTACGCCAACGCCTGCCCGGACGTCGCGATCACCTCGCTGCACTACTACTTCCCCTGGGCCATCACCGCCCTGGCCCGGTGGTCGACCTACTGCCTGGTCACCGGGCGCAAGTCGGCGATCGGCGTGCGCAACCCGCGCGACTACTTCGCCATCGGCGACGACCCGGACCGCACCTACCTCGAGAAGATGCAGGCCTACCGTGAGCTCGCGGACGCCGAGTTCGAGACCGACCGCTACTGGGAGTGGTGCGACCAGCACCTGCCGCACCTGCCCGAGCGGGTCCTGGAATGGGTGGGCTCCCCGGACTTCGACACGCTCCTCGTCGACACCGTGCGCGGCCACTTCCCCGAGCACGAGCACGAGAAGTTCATCGCGCACTTCCGGGGGCTCACCGGGATGTGGGTGACCGACCAGCGGGCCTGA